Genomic DNA from Methanosarcina sp. MTP4:
TTATGAGTGTCAGGGGAATGTACAGGCTGTCAGAAGAAACCACAATACCATATTCCAGCAAATCAGCCTGGTCAGGGATCACGTTCGATCTTAATTCGAGCATGGGAATGATTTTGATGTCATCAGTTGAATCATCCAGGTCCTTCATCTGACCTTTATCATCGTATGGCCAATCCCAATCCTGCAACGGCAACCTCAAATTGTCAGGATTCCGGGGCTTTATCTGGAATGTGACATATGTAGGGTTTCCATTTGTCCTTATATCAAAAAGGAAGCTGTCATTAATACCGGAATGTGAGTATGGGGACAGGTCTATTGAGTCCATCACTTTATCGTCATCGTTGTCAAGGTCCCATACATTTGAAAACCCATCCCCATCAGCATCAAGGGAGTCGACGTCTGTCACTTCAAAGTAATCCGACAGCCCGTCATGATTTGAATCCGGTTCAAGCGGGTCCGACTCATAGAAAACTGATTCATTATAGTCGTCCAGCATGTCAAAATCAGAATCTGTGTTATTAAAGTCAGTTCCAAGAACAGCCTCAACAGAATCGGGTAGTCCGTCTTTATCGGTGTCAGTTTTGTTTGTTGAAACATCTATAAGCCCGACTATGTCCAGATTGGTGTTTATCTGGTTCTGAACACTAAGTTGAGACACCATTGCCAGAGCAGCAGCAGTGCCTGTTGAAATGTAAGAAGGTTCTTGAACTGATTCCTGGCTACTTGATGCGGCTGCCGGGTAGAACTGGGCAGCTAATAAGATAAGGATGATCACCAGGTTATAAGGTTTACATCTTCGCAAAGCTAACCACCAACCCTATTATAGATTATGAAAAGTCAATATATAAAGAAGTTGTCATTTTTTTTCAAAACGAACTCATCTTCAAGATTAAATGTGCGGAGTTTTCAGTTTATAAAAACATTTATATGTCTGCAATCAAAATCCACTAAAAAAAGGATTGAAACTCCGTATACTCAATAGTTGGGCTGCAAATATTGAGTAAATTGTGAGAGGAACGTTATGTTTAAAACAAGAATGATAGGCCTGTTTCGCTTATTCCGTTTTGAACTGCCATTTGCTGCGGGAGTGTGCGTGGTATTGGGGGAATTACTGGCATTGGGCGAACTCCCCACCACAACAGAAATCGTACTGGGGTTTCTAAGCTTTTTTTTCATTTCGGCTGCGGCTCTGATCCTGAATGACTATTTTGATGTAGAAATTGACAGAATAAACGCGCCGGAAAGGCCGCTCCCTGCAGGGCTTGTTACCGGGCAGGATGTCGTTTTACTTTCCATTGCAGTGACAGGGCTTGGATTTACCACGGGCTACCTGATTAGCCTGGAGGCTTTGTTAGTAGTTATTTTAGTATGGGCAGTTGGTTTTCTTTACAACTGGCGGTTCAAAAGGGCTGGTTTTATTGGAAATCTGATGGTCAGCTTTTCGGTTGGCATGACTTTTGTTTTTGGCGGCATAGCAACAGGCAGACCATTTGAAACTATAGTCTGGTTTTTCGCGGTCATAGTAATGCTCGTAGACCTGGGAGAGGAAATTGCGGCAGATGCTATGGATATCGAAGGGGACCGCCAGGCAGGGTCCCGTTCCCTTGCCCTGGTACTTGGACGCGAAAACGCCTTGAAAATTAGCGGAGCGATTTTCTTACTGGTGATTGTTGCAAGTATCCTGCCGTTTTTCCTGGGCTGGTTAGAGTTGATTTATCTGTTTCCCATTTTACTGATGGATGCGGTTATTCTGTACTCAACCAGTAAATTGTTAGATTCGAGAATAGTAAATCGGCGAATTTATATCCGCTGGATATACCTGAGTGGGTTGGCGGCATTCTTAATTTTCATAATCATTCGAATGCTCAGCTGAAAGTCCGGTGGCAGTTTGATCCTGAGCCGCCCAGCACCGCTTGCAGCGGACAGGTGCGGGAATTCAACCAGGCTTTCGGGGATTCTGCCCCGGCGGTGGATTCGGCATCCGATGGTTTTCCCTCAAAATTCCCCCCTGGTAATGCCTGCCGTTAAGCGGCAGCTCCACCTGTCCGGCTGATTCGAGAGCAAGGTCCACTAAAACAGGGCCTGGAACTTTATAGGTTTATTCGACTTCTATTTCCAGACCACCAATGAATCCGGCTGCTACGTTATATATGAAGGCTGTGATGATACCGCCAATGAAACCTAAAATTCCATAGAAGATGGGTAATGTTATGATAGCTCCTGTCCCTAACAGCAGACCCGCTAACGCCCCCTCGTTTCCCATTATGGACCCCATCCCCATGGACGTGAGAGTCATTATAGCTCCGAATATAAGGCCCATTATTGCGTAAATCGCTCCAAGGATCTTTCCAAGTGATAACACACCGATTTTAGTAATACGTCTGGTTGCCACAGTATAAACCTCCTTAAATAGTATTATAGAAGAGATCAAGAAAATATAAAAAGTTATTCTATATGTTTTTGTTGTCAGGTTGTTTTGCTATTTCTCAGATATTTGCCGAATTGAACTATAGATGAAAAAAGGTATATTCCTCAATTCAATACTTTATATAGAAACTTATATTCTGCAGGTCGACATTAAAATTTGAACATTTTTTATTGATGTCGCTTTTGAATCAAATATCCCTAATTGAAATCCCCTTGCAAGGTTTACAATATTCCAATAATCCACTAAAACAAGGATTGAAACAGAGTATCAAATCAAGAATTTATTCTCTGGAATAGATAAGATATTCCATAATTAATGTGAACAATGGAAACAAAATACTCAAAACGACAGATGTATCTTTTCCGATACTGGTTATTCCGAGAATGAAAAATACAATAAATCCTAAAGTGAGTGCCTGTAAGGTTCCAAAGATGTAAAAAAGGTTTCTGTTTTGCACATTGTCAAATAAATTATTAAAGTATATAAAACCTGGTGATCCGGTGTTATATGATTGGTGTTTTGAAACACTTAAATGTTAGAAGAAACGGGTATGTAAGGACTAAAGATATTCGACCTGTAAGTTCCCATTTATCCGGAAGTCCCCCGTATTTCAAGTCGCTCCAACCCATTTTCATCCTGTCAGGAAATGAAATGCTACCGATTTACTAAGAAATTATACTTTTTAGCAAATAAATATATATAACAAACAAAAGAATTAATATATGTAAAAATATTTTGTACATTTTAAAAAGGTGCGGGAATTTGCAAGAATAATTATAAGGTGTGGAAGCTGGCATTTGTTCGGAAACGTTAACAAAGTTGCTAAAAAAACAGGATTTGGTAATTAAAGATCTACTACAGGTAAAAACGTAAAAAAAATAAAACGGAAAAAAAATAAAACGGAAAAAAAATAAAACGGAAAAAAAAATAAAGCGGAAAAAAATAAAACGGAAAAAAATAAAACGGAAAAAAATAAAACGTAAAAAAAATAAAACGGAAAAAAATAAAACGGAAAAAAAATAAAGCGGAAAAAAATAAAACGGAAAAAAATAAAACGGAAAAAGAGGAAAAATTCGTTAATGGGGGAATTGAATGAAGATACGTGTGGTTAGTTCCAGGGAAGAGATTTTTACGCTTAATCCTAATGAAAGAGTGATTCATATGGCGTTCCGTCCTTCGAACAAGGACATCTTTGCGCTGATTGAAACATGCCCAAAAATTGAAGCGATCCAACTACCTAACTCTTACCGCCGGACCATCTCAAAGTCAATCGAAATGTTCTTTGAAATGCAAAAAATCCAGCTTATCGAAGGGGATGTATGGGGTCACAGGAAGGACATCAGTGAATACTACAACGTCCCGCCTGCCGTTATTAAAGATATCAGAGACCTGAAACTGGTAGGCACACCCGTCGAGAAAATAGAAGAAAAGGTTGCAAGAGAAAGCAAACTGAACCCTGAGATGGTTGCCTACATTCTCGCCAGGGATATCACGGCCTGAGTCCGGCTGCTCACAGCCAGCTCAGTAACTAATTTACTTTTTTTATAGGCAAGACCCCAAATTCCTTCATCAATCTCAAGTTAAAGTTTTAACAACAGAAAACACGGAAAACATGGAAAACACGGAATAAAGGAAAAATTGGGGCACAATCCTTCCGTGCTTTCGGTGTCTTCCGTGGTTATTAATGTAAGTGTTAATATTTATGTTCGGGACTATAATCAATTTTACATTTTTTAATTCATCTTACTTTTTGGTTGTTCATTAAATGACAGATCCTGAACCAGGTCCCCCTCCACTCCTTCTTCTTTTCCCGGCCCATTAAGATACGGATCAACAAATGAAAGGGCCAGGGACCTCATATTCTTATCCTTAATATTGGAAGCTAATTCAAGGGCCTGTTCTATAGTTTCTTCTTTTCTCTGCCCCTTCAGGTATGGGATCAGCAAAGAAAGAGCCTGCACCCTCAGATACTCCGATTGAATCCCGGATGCCATCTCAAGAGCTTTTTCCATAAGTATTTCATTTCCAAGCCTTTCGTTTTCAGATCCGTCATTTCCGGACCCTTCCAGATGCGGGACAAGCGAGGAAAAAACCTGAAATTTTGTATCTCCATACTGGATGTAGGGAGCGAAGTCAAGGATATCTTCAATAAGTTCTTCTTTTCCAGGCCCGCTCAGGTGAGGGACAAGCGAAGAGAGGACTGCGGCTCGTTCGGCTTCATCATGGATATTGGAAGCAGAGGAAAGGGCTTTTTTGATGAGCTCTTGCTTTCCCGGGCCTTCCAGATGAGGGACAAGCAGGGAAAGGGCCAGGGACCTTGCATCTCCGTACTGAATCCGGGAGGCAAAGTCAAGAGTTTTTTGCATAAGTGCTTCTTTTTCCATAATTTCTTCTTTGCCTGGCCCGGCTTCCAATCGCTCAGAATCCTGAACAATACTGTATTTTGCCACGAATTCTTCAAGCAACTTATTGAATTCTTCAAGCACTCCGGTCTTATCAGCCGGACTCTGTTGAAAAGCTGTCATCCTCTGTTCAGCAGTCAACTTCCGTATTAGCTCTTCTTCCATAAAAACCGAAATTTCTTTAGCAAAATCAGGATTCATCTCAAACGATTTCAGAACTTCCCGGACCAGGACCTGCTTTAGCTCCGGGTCGGAAGGAGCAACAACAAGGTCTCCTGCGGCTTCTTTCAACTCCGGCCTTACTCTCGAACACAATTTACCCCACAATTGATTCTCAAGCTCCCAGACCTCAGGCCCTACTCTTTTGCCGGCTTCTTCAGCCGCTTTTTTAGATCCAATGACCAGATAAGGGATTACAGGTTCGATAAAATCCGTTACTGTTTGTGCTAGTTGATTCATTTTTACGTTCTGTTGCCGCATTGTTTCATCCTTCTATTTAACAAAATGTTATGTCCTTCTGTTTTTGGTTGGTTCCGGAATAAAATGAGATCAGTAAGTGTAACGCCTATATCAAAATACATAATAGCAAATAAATACTTCGTTGGAACCGCCTTCTACATCCTTCATTGACCACCTAAAGAAGCTACCTTTATATGCCAGTGCCTCGGGATCTACCAGGAACCTAGCCATTAGAATTCAAAATACCATTAAAAATAGAATAAAATCAAAAAATATATAATAAATTATTGAAATATGCCCATCTTTATTTAAATTAAAACCTGGTATAACGGTGAAAAAAAATACACAGTCATTTGAACTCGGAGATCTCAATAATGGCAAAAAAAGTATATTCATGGATCGCAAAACTGTCAGTAATTTTTCTCATGTTGCTCGCAGTATGTGCAGTCCCGGGGGCTGCAGGAGAGGAACTGGAATCCGGCACCTGGGCCTGCGCAAGTGATTCCTATTTGAAAGAGGTCAAATGGGACCACTTTATAGGAATCGTATCAGAACACTACTTAGATTCGGAAGACCAGGAAAAATACGTTTTGACCCGCCCGGAAGACGGTGTTTCAAAGGAATATAATGCATGCGATGTAGTTCCGTTACTGGATTCGGGTGTAAAGCTCGTACTCCCCCTGCAGGCTGAATATTCAACCCCTTGCGTACAAAAAACCCGCCTGGGAATTGCCACGGCGGTAAATAAAGAAGCCGGGACCTGTGATATCTTCGTTACGTGGTCCGGAGGAGCCTGTACCGGGGAAACCCTTGAAGGAATTCCGATTTGCGAGCTTAAAAAGTGTATAGTTCACCCCGCAGGCAGGAGGATGCTCTCGGATGGGTATCTTCTATAAAT
This window encodes:
- a CDS encoding DUF1699 family protein, with amino-acid sequence MKIRVVSSREEIFTLNPNERVIHMAFRPSNKDIFALIETCPKIEAIQLPNSYRRTISKSIEMFFEMQKIQLIEGDVWGHRKDISEYYNVPPAVIKDIRDLKLVGTPVEKIEEKVARESKLNPEMVAYILARDITA
- a CDS encoding UbiA family prenyltransferase, with translation MFKTRMIGLFRLFRFELPFAAGVCVVLGELLALGELPTTTEIVLGFLSFFFISAAALILNDYFDVEIDRINAPERPLPAGLVTGQDVVLLSIAVTGLGFTTGYLISLEALLVVILVWAVGFLYNWRFKRAGFIGNLMVSFSVGMTFVFGGIATGRPFETIVWFFAVIVMLVDLGEEIAADAMDIEGDRQAGSRSLALVLGRENALKISGAIFLLVIVASILPFFLGWLELIYLFPILLMDAVILYSTSKLLDSRIVNRRIYIRWIYLSGLAAFLIFIIIRMLS